The Streptomyces luteogriseus genome includes a window with the following:
- a CDS encoding MarR family winged helix-turn-helix transcriptional regulator yields the protein MADPEEHPTDQPGCPSPDGGGLLPAELRAWMLLLAATGAVEQRLRAVVKERLDVSHDEFLVLCLLAEQPEGGLRMTRVAELLGRPKTRLTYQIACLQHAGLVTRRSVCGDRRGVEVALTDKARDLFKEASAPLAATVTESLARFMGPDQCAAMRGLVPDLAEDAPAE from the coding sequence ATGGCCGACCCCGAGGAGCACCCCACCGACCAGCCCGGATGCCCGTCCCCCGACGGTGGCGGGCTGCTGCCCGCGGAGTTGCGCGCCTGGATGCTGCTGCTGGCCGCGACGGGAGCGGTGGAGCAGCGGCTGCGCGCGGTCGTGAAGGAGAGGCTCGACGTCTCGCACGACGAGTTCCTCGTCCTGTGCCTGCTCGCGGAGCAGCCCGAGGGCGGCCTGCGCATGACACGCGTCGCGGAGCTCCTGGGCCGCCCCAAGACCCGCCTCACCTACCAGATCGCCTGCCTGCAACACGCCGGGCTCGTCACCCGCAGGTCGGTCTGCGGCGACAGGCGCGGCGTCGAGGTCGCCCTCACGGACAAGGCCCGCGACCTGTTCAAGGAGGCCTCGGCCCCGCTCGCCGCCACGGTGACCGAGTCCCTGGCGCGCTTCATGGGACCGGACCAGTGCGCGGCGATGCGGGGGCTGGTGCCCGATCTGGCGGAGGACGCGCCCGCCGAGTGA
- a CDS encoding YceI family protein, protein MTVTVETGQWQLDATASTVGIRHKTMWGLVTVKGAFGAVGGTGEVRPDGSAVGTLTFDAASLDTGNAKRDTHLGSEHFFDAGHHPEITFVAHSAELRDGDQVHVVGRLTVRGISRPLSLTARVTDRDTTGLTLDTEFTVDREQFGMGWNQLGMIRGRTTVTATLRFTRAAA, encoded by the coding sequence ATGACCGTCACCGTGGAAACCGGACAGTGGCAGCTCGACGCGACCGCCTCGACCGTCGGCATCCGGCACAAGACGATGTGGGGCCTGGTCACCGTGAAGGGGGCCTTCGGTGCCGTCGGCGGCACCGGCGAGGTCCGGCCCGACGGATCCGCCGTCGGTACCCTGACCTTCGACGCCGCCTCCCTGGACACCGGGAACGCCAAGCGCGACACCCACCTCGGGTCCGAGCACTTCTTCGACGCCGGCCACCACCCCGAGATCACCTTCGTGGCCCACAGCGCCGAGCTCCGCGACGGGGACCAGGTGCACGTCGTCGGCCGGCTGACCGTGCGCGGCATCAGCAGGCCGCTGTCCCTGACCGCGCGCGTGACGGACCGGGACACCACGGGCCTCACCCTGGACACCGAGTTCACCGTGGACCGCGAGCAGTTCGGCATGGGCTGGAACCAGCTGGGCATGATCCGCGGCCGCACCACGGTCACCGCCACGCTCCGCTTCACCAGGGCCGCGGCCTGA
- a CDS encoding hemolysin family protein, giving the protein MSAAEALLGLLAVFVLTAGTGYFVAQEFAYVSADRLTLAREAEAGDRRAARALRVLERLSFMLSGAQLGITVTGLVVGFIAEPSVSALLRPALTGIGLPDTAVGGIAVVLAFVLATVVQMVLGELAPKNLAIAVPERLAKALAPSTLAYLKVVGPVVRIFDSAANRLLRRAGIEPVEELHHGATLEELGHLIGESHEQGELPGGTAALLDHALEFSERALDEVMVPRADAVFVRKDAGAEEAVGLIARYGHSNYPVLGDHPDDIVGVLGVRELMALPADRLAGARAGEVARRPLLLPDTLALPDAVTRMREQDDEFAVVLDEHGGVAGIVTYEDIAEELVGDIADESDKVTLLAVADGDGWLVDAGRRVDEVTEATGVRLPEGDDYDTVAGLVVDRLGRFPTVGDRVTVELPGGGHAVIDVRTLDRHVADRVRISPLVEAVETEEMA; this is encoded by the coding sequence ATGAGTGCCGCCGAGGCCCTGCTGGGCCTGCTCGCCGTGTTCGTGCTGACCGCGGGCACCGGCTACTTCGTCGCCCAGGAGTTCGCCTACGTCTCCGCCGACCGGCTGACCCTCGCGCGTGAGGCCGAAGCCGGGGACCGCCGGGCGGCTCGTGCCCTCAGGGTGCTGGAGCGGCTGTCGTTCATGCTGTCCGGCGCGCAGCTCGGCATCACCGTCACCGGGCTGGTCGTCGGCTTCATCGCCGAACCCTCGGTGTCCGCGCTGCTCCGGCCCGCCCTGACGGGGATCGGCCTGCCCGACACGGCCGTCGGCGGCATCGCCGTCGTACTCGCCTTCGTGCTGGCCACGGTCGTGCAGATGGTGCTGGGCGAACTCGCCCCGAAGAACCTCGCGATCGCCGTGCCCGAGCGGCTGGCGAAGGCGCTCGCCCCGTCCACGCTCGCGTATCTGAAAGTCGTCGGCCCCGTCGTACGGATCTTCGACAGTGCGGCCAACCGGCTGCTGCGCAGGGCCGGGATCGAGCCCGTCGAGGAGCTGCACCACGGCGCCACGCTGGAGGAGCTCGGCCATCTGATCGGCGAGTCCCACGAGCAGGGTGAGCTGCCCGGGGGGACCGCCGCGCTGCTGGACCACGCGCTGGAGTTCTCCGAGCGCGCCCTGGACGAGGTGATGGTGCCGCGTGCCGACGCCGTGTTCGTCCGCAAGGACGCCGGCGCCGAGGAGGCGGTCGGTCTGATCGCCCGGTACGGCCACTCCAACTACCCGGTGCTCGGCGACCATCCGGACGACATCGTGGGCGTGCTGGGCGTGCGCGAGCTGATGGCGCTGCCCGCAGACCGCCTGGCGGGCGCACGGGCCGGTGAGGTGGCCCGGAGACCGCTGCTGCTGCCGGACACACTCGCGCTGCCCGACGCGGTGACGCGGATGCGGGAGCAGGACGACGAGTTCGCGGTCGTCCTCGACGAGCACGGCGGCGTGGCGGGCATCGTCACGTACGAGGACATCGCGGAGGAACTGGTCGGTGACATCGCCGACGAGTCCGACAAGGTCACCCTGCTCGCCGTCGCGGACGGCGACGGCTGGCTGGTGGACGCCGGCCGCCGGGTGGACGAGGTGACCGAGGCGACCGGTGTCCGGCTGCCGGAGGGCGACGACTACGACACCGTGGCCGGCCTGGTCGTGGACCGGCTCGGCCGCTTCCCGACGGTCGGCGACCGGGTCACGGTCGAGCTGCCCGGCGGCGGGCATGCCGTGATCGACGTCCGGACGCTGGACCGGCACGTGGCCGACCGCGTCCGGATCAGTCCGCTGGTGGAGGCCGTGGAAACCGAGGAGATGGCGTGA